One Brachyspira hampsonii genomic window, CTATTCTTTCATCTATTTTAGAATCAAAACTATTAGAAAGCTCTTCTTTAAAATTATTTAAGTTTTCTTTCTCTTCTTCTAAAAATTTAGTTTGCTCCTCTTTAGATTCATTTATTTTATTATTTAAACTTTCTATTTCTCTTTTAACACTGATGCACTTGCTATGGTTAATAAAGCCATAGCGGTTAATAAAACCTTTTTCATTTTTTTCTCCTAAATTTTTTATAGTCTTTTGACAGTGTCTATTGAGAGATTGCTTAAAAACTCAATAGACACCATAAAGATCCTCTATAATCTATTATAGAAAAAAGTTATAAAATGTCAATACATATAAACAGAATTATATAAAAAAATCATCATATAAATACATATTTACATAGTTTTTTAATAAAAAATTATAAATCTTTATAAAAGCTGCATAATTATGATTTTTATTTTTATGAATTTTTGAATTTTATTATATATATTTTGATAATATTTAACTAAATTAATTATCTGTATTAATTGCTGATAATTATTTTTGATATAAAAAAGGGCTTTTTGAAGCAAGCTAATATTAAGAATTAGTTATTTCTGAATTTAAAACATTACTTATAATAGCAGTTTGAAATACTGATTAATATAAAAATAAAGCCTATAGTTTTAATTAGATCACCCGCCCACTATGATAGTTAAACAAACATTTTTAAAGAAATAAACATAAGGGTAATAATTTTTTATAAACCTATTGAAAAAATTATAAAATAACAATAAAAAAGGAGGCTTAAAGCCCCCTTTGTTTCTTATAATTAATTTCTAATTAATTAAGAGCAGGTAAGTACCAAGTGATACCTGTATTAGCTCCGAATACAACAGGTACGCTAGGGTTACCATTTCCTTGAAGTTTAGGTACGCCGTTATTAACATCCATTTCAAAGTACCATTCAAGATCCTGAACAGGTCTGATATAAATTTCTCCGTAAGCCTGCCAATATAATGAATGAGTAAGTTTGCTTCCTTTTATACCGTCATCTTGTACTCTGTATCCTAAACCAGGTTCAAATATTAAATTGATAATGTCTGTATTAACACTTAAAGATACACTAGGTATGATTTTCAAATCATAAGCTTCCCTATCATAAATGCTGTTTGGATCTTCTGCCCAAGCATTTGCAGCCCAAGCTGTAAGTCTTCCATCGAAAGATGTATTTGCTGGGAATACTACATTGGCTTTTCCTTTGGCTCCTATAGTAGAAGCAAAGTCAATTCTTAAGAATGGATTTACAGTTACATTATTTCCCATAACTGTATTCAAGAAATGAAGTCTTAATTGGAAACCTATAGTTTGTGCTTCATATTTTGATGTTTGATTGCCTATTACTCCATCATATTTATTTAATCCGTAGTTTAATTCAAATCTTATGTAGTTAAATGCATCTATTCCTGTGTAATATCTTATCTGAGCAGGTATGCTTAAGCCTAAATAATCTTTTCTATCTGTTAATGCTCCAGAAGCTCCTATACTCTTTTCTATTGCTATGCTTACAGGTAATGCTATTCTCAAATTATTATTTAGGAAATTCATAGTTACTACAGGAGTATGAGTGTTTATTCCTGTACCGGTAGCAGAATAAGTATAGTTATAACCAACACCTATTCCAAAAGCATCGCTAGTATATCCTATACCGCCGGAGATAGTAGCTTCTAATGGATTTTTGTCATCTTTACCGCTTGTATTTAAGATGCTTCCGTTAATAAGTGTATTAGCTTTAAAACCGAAAGTACCTTTGATAGTGCCGTTACCTAGAGTGAAACCTACTTGGTTCATTCTGGCTCTGAATTGGTTGCCATGTATAAGGAAAAATAACCAAGTATTATCCGCACCATACATACCAAACACTGATCCGCTGGCTACTGTTAAAATAGCCATTACAGTTAATAAAAACTTTTTCATTTTTATTTTCTCCTAAATTTTTATATATAGATACTATTATATAAATTTTTTTTGAAAATTCTATAAAAAATACAAAATTTTTCATATTTTAATAATTATATAATTGTTTTTTATAATAAATATTACTTTTTTACTTTAATATGTACTATAACACTATAAATATATAAAGTTAATATAGTTATAAAATATATAATTTAATATTATATATAAAAAATA contains:
- a CDS encoding variable surface family protein, with the protein product MKKFLLTVMAILTVASGSVFGMYGADNTWLFFLIHGNQFRARMNQVGFTLGNGTIKGTFGFKANTLINGSILNTSGKDDKNPLEATISGGIGYTSDAFGIGVGYNYTYSATGTGINTHTPVVTMNFLNNNLRIALPVSIAIEKSIGASGALTDRKDYLGLSIPAQIRYYTGIDAFNYIRFELNYGLNKYDGVIGNQTSKYEAQTIGFQLRLHFLNTVMGNNVTVNPFLRIDFASTIGAKGKANVVFPANTSFDGRLTAWAANAWAEDPNSIYDREAYDLKIIPSVSLSVNTDIINLIFEPGLGYRVQDDGIKGSKLTHSLYWQAYGEIYIRPVQDLEWYFEMDVNNGVPKLQGNGNPSVPVVFGANTGITWYLPALN